The following are from one region of the Phormidium sp. PBR-2020 genome:
- the purE gene encoding 5-(carboxyamino)imidazole ribonucleotide mutase: MTSSHPNTAQIGIIMGSDSDLPTMNAAIEICQQFQVPHEVAIVSAHRTPERLFDYAKTAHERGLKVIIAGAGGAAHLPGMVASLTPLPVIGVPVATRHLGGLDSLYSIVQMPRGIPVATVAIGNAQNAGLLAVQMLGSQDASLLQQIQQYRQDLKDSVLEKQQRLDELGAAAYLQQ, from the coding sequence ATGACCTCTTCTCACCCCAATACAGCACAAATTGGCATCATTATGGGCAGCGATTCCGACCTACCCACCATGAATGCCGCCATTGAGATTTGCCAACAGTTTCAGGTTCCCCATGAGGTGGCGATCGTCTCGGCCCACCGTACCCCTGAGCGCCTATTTGACTACGCTAAAACCGCCCATGAGCGAGGGTTAAAGGTGATTATTGCCGGGGCCGGTGGCGCGGCTCACCTCCCAGGAATGGTGGCCTCACTAACCCCCCTGCCGGTGATTGGGGTTCCCGTGGCCACCCGCCATTTAGGGGGTCTGGATTCTCTCTATTCCATTGTGCAAATGCCTCGGGGGATTCCGGTGGCCACGGTGGCGATCGGCAACGCCCAAAATGCCGGCTTGTTAGCGGTGCAGATGTTAGGAAGTCAAGATGCGTCCCTCCTACAGCAAATCCAACAGTATCGTCAAGACCTGAAAGACTCGGTTTTGGAGAAACAGCAGCGACTCGACGAACTGGGTGCAGCGGCCTATCTGCAACAGTAA
- the nagA gene encoding N-acetylglucosamine-6-phosphate deacetylase, with the protein MAVTIIRGNVPGYKGPEGTSSRTQQIALERDRITAITPIPDSETSLGNQDTCLDCGQDWISLGGCDLQINGALGLAFPDVTPDDWPKLHAIGRHLWQAGIDEYLPTLVTTSLEKFRGGLEVFEGFMKEQPPVGLAAQVLGLHLEGPCLNPKKRGAHPQEFLLPLSPETLEQVLGPFSAIVRIMTLAPELDPTGGAIAQLQSQGIHVSLGHSLANAAQANQAFDQGAHLVTHAFNAMPGLHHREPGLLGAALVRPGVSCGVIADGEHICPTMLQLLLQAAADHLFLVSDALAPLGLPDGTYPWDSRHIHVTQGTARLPDGTLAGTTRSLLEGALNLVNWGLCDIETAISLATIAPRRALGRPSGLIGTSVQQLLRWQQVDGQWQCQRLKFKG; encoded by the coding sequence ATGGCTGTAACGATTATTCGGGGCAATGTGCCGGGATACAAGGGGCCAGAGGGGACATCCTCCAGAACACAACAGATTGCCCTAGAGCGCGATCGCATTACGGCCATTACTCCCATCCCAGACTCTGAGACATCTCTAGGGAATCAAGACACCTGTCTCGATTGCGGTCAGGACTGGATTTCTCTCGGGGGCTGTGATCTCCAGATTAACGGGGCCCTCGGCTTAGCCTTCCCCGATGTCACTCCCGATGATTGGCCCAAGTTACATGCCATTGGCCGCCATCTCTGGCAAGCGGGGATTGATGAGTATCTCCCTACCCTCGTCACCACCTCCCTAGAGAAGTTCCGAGGGGGGCTGGAGGTGTTTGAGGGGTTTATGAAGGAACAACCCCCTGTTGGACTTGCGGCTCAGGTTTTAGGACTACATCTGGAGGGGCCCTGTTTAAACCCCAAAAAACGGGGGGCCCATCCCCAAGAATTTCTCTTACCCCTCTCCCCGGAGACCCTTGAGCAGGTTCTTGGCCCCTTTAGTGCTATCGTTCGCATCATGACCCTTGCCCCTGAATTAGACCCAACCGGGGGGGCGATCGCCCAGTTACAATCCCAGGGGATTCACGTCAGTCTGGGCCATTCCTTAGCCAACGCCGCTCAAGCGAATCAGGCCTTTGACCAAGGGGCCCATCTCGTGACTCATGCCTTTAACGCCATGCCGGGACTCCACCACCGGGAACCGGGCTTGTTGGGGGCGGCCTTGGTTCGCCCTGGGGTCTCCTGTGGGGTGATTGCCGATGGGGAACATATCTGCCCTACCATGCTGCAATTACTCCTTCAGGCGGCAGCAGACCACCTATTTTTAGTCAGCGACGCCCTCGCTCCCCTAGGACTGCCTGATGGGACCTATCCTTGGGATAGCCGCCATATTCACGTCACTCAGGGAACGGCACGGCTGCCCGATGGGACTCTGGCCGGAACCACGCGATCGCTCCTTGAGGGGGCCTTAAATCTCGTCAACTGGGGCCTCTGTGACATTGAAACCGCCATTTCCTTAGCCACTATTGCCCCCCGTCGGGCCCTAGGACGCCCCAGCGGTTTAATAGGGACATCGGTTCAGCAGCTTCTGCGTTGGCAACAGGTGGACGGACAATGGCAATGTCAACGCTTGAAATTTAAGGGGTGA
- a CDS encoding methyltransferase domain-containing protein: MGLKLHIGGKEVHPDWKIFDIEERPEVDFVGDAADLSQFEDNSVEAIYASHVLEHFHHSLNNELLVTLSEWHRVLQPGGKLFISVPNLQTLCWLYLNPNLMAFERLHLMSIIFGGQTNEFDVHRVGFDFETLAIYLEEVGFEEYEELTEFNLFNDCSGLRIMDTLISLNMAATKTAQPENDEE, encoded by the coding sequence ATGGGACTCAAACTTCACATTGGCGGCAAAGAAGTCCATCCCGACTGGAAAATTTTCGATATTGAGGAGCGCCCCGAGGTCGATTTTGTGGGGGATGCGGCCGATTTAAGCCAGTTTGAGGATAACTCCGTCGAAGCCATCTATGCCAGTCATGTTTTGGAACATTTCCACCACAGTTTGAATAATGAGTTACTGGTGACTCTGAGTGAATGGCATCGGGTGCTACAACCGGGGGGCAAGTTATTTATCAGTGTCCCCAATTTACAAACTCTCTGCTGGCTCTATCTCAATCCCAACCTCATGGCGTTTGAGCGGCTGCATCTGATGAGCATTATCTTTGGTGGACAAACCAATGAGTTTGATGTGCATCGGGTGGGTTTTGATTTTGAGACCTTAGCGATTTATCTAGAAGAGGTGGGCTTTGAGGAGTATGAGGAGTTAACGGAGTTCAATCTGTTTAACGATTGCAGTGGACTGCGGATTATGGACACGCTGATTAGTCTTAATATGGCAGCGACCAAAACCGCCCAGCCGGAGAACGATGAGGAATAA